One genomic region from Neospora caninum Liverpool complete genome, chromosome V encodes:
- a CDS encoding putative Tyrosine kinase-like (TKL) protein encodes MGGGVARGGRGPSRGNSLLESETLSSLPSVLLPPLSPLPSPSPELLDDAACFPFFGPEVHDSSSSGQSPSRPVSSILIVSPSSAPAFLRYASSSHTTSPLSSPSLVYIHPVSGSVHPFPNRPPPTHLVLAVPASASYSPASAAFLEGDSSAAAASARSSARGPLETADEAFFASLQSSVVQLLKKSKFIHTLVIRGDGRWLEVLKDVLRDHASVTSVALEAITNLSEKEVTTGYARLLSGLSKCAAICMRGCGLTSKGLRSLLRALGKKHSELVDHLQEIDLTHNALDDDAAALLFSLLSTSAPRRLVSLRLGHNPWTLAALDPVFSLLASSAAGQASSDGDGVRLLSLTGLSLSGESAWASLSQFPSLRVLSLSASRVEPPRLLRRLLPGLSVGSCLSHLSRLDLSFAPSLVSDDEVAFLAEALFPQEAPARAVAPPRGKPSAGHKKAGNAPVQSKGKGCGSPVAALRSLSLAGNNLTGGCLPTLALSLLSPSCRLEHLDLSFNAFGKKKASERDTRGETQTLGAESRDGKEKKRPRGRAGRKRTEEKTEDEEPLPIEPLVEALQQGFEAPHAPCSLRFLSLAFCELSLEALQQLAAALLTNGQQLVFLDLRGNLREAGAACRGSKQRRDKEDEAWRLARRAFDTVAGASGRQVLLLDGEENETGKKRRADAEETGGRKRRRRDDKPRRGSRRKAAEVEEEDEEEDEEEEEEEEDEEEEEEEEEEDLEAEKEEEEGEEEEEEEEEEETKSGVRDGGSARTERKRPIGVKRRVARSRGKTEEAKKSETTLETDSRRRSSVRTRRQQQEEEEEDDDEDESFDELDALEAEQNAEESSEEEEDEEDEQEEEDEQEEKDEKEEDEEEEKEDEEEEDEEETTRATSRRRGRRSVAPNEKKEKGGVSRETENRENRRRERTKDDGEKGEKGTPRARRQKRRASGSSRASGRRGRGKKDDSGEEEEEDEEEDEEEDEEEDEEEDEEEDEEEEYMDEDEDYEDKEEETVVGRKGRRRRGGRQRSGHVAPAAVRKRRKTAAEAEEENDEKEREEKKEEDEKERQREEKKEEEEKERQREEKKEKEEREREESKEEEREREERKEEEREREESKEEEREREEKKEEEEKDGVSPLLRDGRRRRSVGAVALGRPMRPRKTKVDTDEQTSLLTEDKASEDVLSGTEAALILPNRSRQKSRKGEEPTSLPLVRASRASSFFVAETGRIGAGGAHPRRSCSAALAPGLPPEVRVSDVSAGERIAGRRQSTSFPVSVSPALLQVPTPAGGERHRRREGLLGVSKDDGGFGGGRASVVPAASPVDSPFLMYFDMKREYPSPSSFSHRGFEERRHPLRQGEEETRSSDAVDVHRGQGVPLEQGGVEGGGLSSACASLGVSRIRRGVYTDDMNEQEEARARVERRGGLGALLPPVPASAEDQRDVLLCLHRAGIQLLNLFFPRDAHSYVGKTPLQPLLRSYPQDLLIGLKHILSSHYMPLLSFPDIYTLQQLYLSPHLSPPLRLLLSIIFEELPRTNMTYKYQQYGILGFDENLCHPGKVLFDGGPGCQAIHAAEFRVFWMRRHGRRLGRRRGPGWGSRAQLAVGRGSAGELVAHCAPFQSPPPPLPLSSPPAHAVNWAREERLRFDGDRRLRCGEKAERREPDAKDDAVSSVSCISDGFDDLASQPGASPPCLSPKHQLTRLPSTPQFVETPDRDRGLAGLLGSPGSAFAAGLDGGDVFTPSTVFDLLEPSRLNPLAAALACDAGAPPFGRGDTFGAQGAEKGSPFFGVGLQCTCGLRGEEHRRPRVREEKPRLASENKRATVDDATRAPVDDATRAPVDDAPQGSEGATPADAPPNESASAGKAPSAAANPEKGVSELFATPAPFRWMKKALGAMRGQAAGPKKSVVRNLDFYFRQKGAAQSCEKPGWAVGEAPPGPGAVSSAFLDGEAAFAEAREEPQISSANGDGLVKKRQDAATSVFHGPAPLSASLLDSNPPETRRDSGGSFLASEDRAAPASLDSAVSSPALSAAESPEESENERQLGPARGCAGEVETPAARAGDALERGGDCRGPQSAPSGDAKRARGCEGDRGDRGVSGVPAKPQPHALVPQDRFVVSWDDDEWMRSIECFLDDLSLCPSAAPCPESSASFSENSVHAATCPLAQGAAQASRPGRVLNPPLFPSQLPPPSPLSPLSLSSVSAPLVPARPAGPAPLCPAPGPCTCREVIVVDVQSDAQLRKRIWDVQTLFAGSAELSIHRKIELLRRMVLRNIKCASTGYGEQKDELKRLATEHDGFVYLGDVKYGFSRHMALLFKVLCDVSQIPCRVMRPTVPFEDEETLGDSGARASGAPGGGPETLAEEGKPCAASENDESFQRRLLGGEPDRSRQRARRDGRLPDRSQADGFARREDEEEFVYNVVLVKGAANSALEQLIPIIWTQNASSLALWRRHRQHADLGAKRSEDVRRPFVSEDRDRKRGRHSSLLVDFLASGFVRLNPPTFSIPLPRRLRALQRRMELGAAGAASAWGCVSKRLLPERVPSLRDKAKDAGSSAGTPNESCGDAGDADDAVPCRVSRPFNYFKHGWVDRRRPHASHCCCCAGRATPCLESDRGGGPAEGTAGETTASDAGRDSMQFEPTRGELESGAMPNEEVEKSEREAGLGVSPVGDKQHRQHADLDRLLLAASGASAFVSLTGTPSSAVSSTELDLDAFFEFREKLGKGSFGEVWRVRLKSDTQALAFPRKASEESKEDGRRNREKKRCRDDKTDAADREKDETLGTEAEEGEKERTDRREEKPDAWTRTTQEPLENLETERARPEYALKLVPKSEENLPEAEIMRSYSHPRVVPFLGVFEGFQMLEDRSKKKVKISSFCFLMDIADQSLESLLEEHEKANTCIDVEFILTILLDTARGMNYLHSPSATKPHLLHRDLKPANILLKDGRAMVTDFGVARVAEVSFEHEMTQGPGTEGYIAPEQRTAAYDRPADVWAFGVVCARLLGLREWKKLSEPQHRVSLADFALKDAFLINLCLACLERRPLMRPTFHQIVQRLIDKIFRVEFERILRTPYRNCLPLLHLENPFFASPSSLASLAPRQPSRALEAVGRGGRFGDTCGEAKEAVGIEGRSDEEKSGANTPFRSPSLFPAKALSLVECEETGADDARAKSPSERKATSSAGSGKRESRESPQSAKRQRKGNDLEEACTALGIEDERYFSGEERLEASLATAPEKAPGNPLPDPDVDPEEEEGFFSRARFRSDRRARPLLSSGDTSPVSTEHEQVGDADCPSAERNDGEGESGKNEEEREGEGGKNEKKSDESVRVDRGCAPAIGTPPRGASSIVQKKAASPAAKKKLWKPGTPVSPRVPQRPSSSSSSSSSSSSSSSSSSSSSSPSSSSSSPSSVSSLSPVDGRSKRAQSPVRGRGESEENRRRGSAPRKEARRGERPAQSPDKERGSWRRATPGKERRPPERNAGRSPTQSAVQRSPKPVASSSSLSSPLSRFDEAGMRGAEGFLRQAFTRANRSQVNENPRTSVSPASPFSPSSPAGLSARSGSLPRTRVAGEGAPGPVAGHSPASRPFASHGDSPSRSGDSAKSPGLACRGASPLSPSAAKPSESSFPASPGSERVASDLASRGQAVHASRVPSASAAPTATGNRE; translated from the exons ATGGGGGGTGGCGTCGCGCGTGGGGGGAGGGGGCCATCTCGGGGTAATTCGCTGCTGGAGTCAGAgactctttcttctctgccttcggttctcctcccgcctctttctccgcttccctcgccgtctccagagCTGCTCGACGATGCAGCctgcttccctttcttcggcCCGGAAGTTCACGACTCGAGTTCCAGCGGCcagtctccgtcgcgccctgtctcctccatTCTCATTGTTTCCCCCTCGTCAGCTCCGGCCTTCCTCCGCTACGCATCCTCTTCCCACACGACCTCGCcgctgtcctcgccttctctagtgtacatacaccctgTCTCGGGCTCTGTCCATCCGTTTCCGAACCGCCCGCCTCCCACGCacctcgttctcgccgttcctgcgtctgcctcgtaCTCTCCGGCCTCCGCTGCGTTTCTCGAGGGCGACAGCTCGGCAGCTGCAGCCTCTGCGAGGAGTTCCGCGCGGGGACCGCTCGAGACAGCCGAcgaggccttcttcgcttccctgcAGTCGAGCGTCGTCCAGCTCCTCAAGAAATCAAAGTTCATTCACACCTTGGTCATTCGCGGAGACGGCCGGTGGCTTGAAGTTCTGAAAGATGTCCTCCGAGACCACGCGTCCGTCACCTCGGTCGCCCTCGAGGCGATCACCAACTTGTCCGAGAAAGAAGTCACCA CTGGATAcgcccgcctcctctcggGACTGTCCAAGTGCGCGGCgatttgcatgcgcggctgcggcctcACGTCCAAGGGTCTGCGAAGTCTCCTGCGAGCGCTGGGGAAAAAACACTCGGAACTGGTGGACCATCTCCAGGAGATCGATTTAACG cACAACGCCCTGGACGACGACGCCGCCGCTCTTTTGTTCTCGCTGCTTTCCACGAGTGCGCCGCgtcgtctcgtctcgcttcgcctcggccaCAATCCCTGGACGCTCGCCGCGTTGGatcctgttttttctcttctcgcctcttccgctgcgGGACAGGCTTCGTCGGATGGCGACGGCGTTCGTTTGCTCTCGCTGACTGGGttgtcgctctctggcgAGTCAGCGTGGGCGTCGCTGTCGcagtttccttcccttcgcgttctctctctctcagcctcGCGTGTCGAACCCCCCAGActtctgcgccgtcttctACCTGGCCTCTCGGTaggctcctgtctctctcacctctcgcgtctcgacttgtctttcgcgccttcgctcgtCTCCGACGACGAAGTCGCCTTCCTGGCAGAAGCGCTCTTCCCTCAGGAGGCACCGGCGCGGGCCGTGGCTCCTCCTCGAGGCAAGCCGAGTGCGGGGCACAAGAAGGCGGGGAACGCACCGGTTCAGAGCAAAGGCAAGGGCTGCGGATCTCCCGTGGCTGCGCTCCGCTCGCTGTCGTTAGCGGGGAACAACTTAACCGGCGGCTGCCTTCCAACTCTCGCTCTCAGTCTCTTGTCGCCGAGCTGTCGCCTCGAGCACCTAGATTTGTCGTTCAACGCGttcgggaaaaagaaggcctCGGAGCGCGACACGCGCGGGGAGACCCAGACTCTCGGGGCAGAGTCCagggacggaaaagagaaaaaacgcccgagaggaagagccgggCGGAAGCGCAccgaggaaaaaacggaggacgaagaaccTCTCCCAATTGAACCCCTCGTCGAGGCTCTTCAG CAAGGGTTCGAGGCTCCTCACGCGCCGTGcagtctccgtttcctttcaCTGGCGTTTTGCGAGCTATCGCTGGAGGCGCTTCAGCagctcgccgctgcgctTTTGACGAACGGCCAGCAATTGGTTTTCTTGGATTTGCGCGGGAATTTGCGCGAGGCGGGCGCGGCATGCAGAGGCTCGAAGCAGCgccgagacaaagaggacgaagcatGGCGCTTGGCGCGGCGTGCATTCGACACCGTCGCGGGGGCGTCGGGGCGTCAAGTCCTCCTGCTCGacggggaggaaaacgaaacggggaagaagcgaagagcggacgccgaggaaaccggggggcggaaacggcggagacgggacGACAAACCGCGGCGTGGATCACGCAGGAAAGCGGCAGAAgttgaagaggaggacgaggaagaagatgaagaagaggaggaagaggaagaagatgaagaagaggaggaagaggaggaagaggaagatctggaggcagaaaaggaagaggaggaaggagaggaagaagaagaggaggaagaggaagaggaaacaaagagcggtgtgcgagacggaggaagtgctcggacggagagaaagaggccaATCGGAGTGAAGAGAAGGGTTGCTCgatcgagaggaaagacagaagaggccaAGAAATCTGAGACGACATTGGAAACGGACAGTCGCAGGCGATCAAGTGTAAGAACGCGAAGACAGcaacaggaagaggaggaggaagatgatgacgaagacgaaagtTTTGATGAACTGGACGCATTGGAAGCGGAACAGAATGCCGAGGAAAGtagtgaagaggaagaagacgaggaagacgagcaggaagaggaagacgagcaggaagagaaggacgagaaagaggaagacgaagaagaagagaaggaagatgaggaagaggaggatgaggaagagacaacgcGGGCGACttcgcgaaggagaggacggcgaagtGTAGCGCCtaacgagaaaaaagaaaagggtgGCGTGTCGAGAGAGACTGAAAATCGAGAAAATcgacgccgagagaggaCTAAGGatgacggcgagaagggcgagaaaggaaccCCCCGCGCGCGCCGACAGAAACGTCGAGCTTCAGGATCTTCGAGAGCTTCGGgtcggcgagggagaggcaagaaagacgattccggagaggaagaagaggaagatgaagaggaagatgaagaagaagatgaagaagaagatgaagaggaagatgaagaggaagatgaggaagaggaatATAtggatgaagacgaagattATGAAGataaagaagaggagacagtcgtggggaggaaggggagacgaaggcgtgGTGGGCGGCAGAGGAGCGGCCATGTTGCCCCCGCGGCCGttcgaaagagaagaaagaccgcagcagaggcggaagaagagaatgacgagaaagagagagaagagaagaaagaggaggacgagaaagagagacagagagaagagaagaaagaggaggaagagaaagagagacagagggaagagaagaaagagaaggaagagagagagagagaagagagtaaggaggaagagagagagagagaagagaggaaggaggaagagagagagagagaagagagtaaggaggaagagagagagagagaagagaagaaagaggaggaagagaaggacggagtTTCGCCGTTGCTTCGTGacggcaggagacggaggtCGGTgggcgccgtcgctcttggAAGGCCGATGCGGCCACGCAAGACGAAAGTTGACACTGACGAGCAGACTTCGCTTTTGACCGAAGACAAAGCGAGTGAAGACGTTCTTTCGGGTACCGAGGCAGCTCTGATTCTCCCGAATCGTTCGCGGCAAAAatcgaggaaaggcgaggagcctACCTCGCTTCCGCTCGTGCGAGCgtcgcgcgcttcctcgttttttgtcGCGGAAACAGGCCGCATAGGAGCTGGCGGCGCTCACCCGCGGCGATCTTGCTCAGCCGCTTTGGCGCCCGGGCTCCCGCCGGAGGTGCGCGTCAGCGACGTCTCCGCTGGTGAGAGAATCGCAGGTCGACGCCAGTCTAcgtctttccctgtctctgtgtctcccgccCTTCTCCAGGTGCCGACGCCTgccggcggagagagacaccggagacgcgaaggcctGTTAGGAGTGAGTAAGGACGACGGCGGTttcggcggaggcagagccTCTGTGGTtcctgcggcgtctcccgtGGACTCGCCCTTTCTCATGTACTTTGACATGAAGCGAGAATacccctcgccgtcgtccttctctcacCGCGGCttcgaggaaagaagacatcCGCtgagacaaggagaggaggaaacccGGAGCAGTGACGCCGTGGATGTACACCGCGGCCAAGGAGTGCCCCTCGAGCAAGGCGGCGTTGAGGGAGGCGGATTGAGTTccgcgtgtgcgtctctcggcgTTTCCCGGATCCGCCGAGGGGTTTACACGGACGATATGaacgaacaggaagaggcgagggcgcgcgtcgagagacgaggcggtcTTGGCGCGTTGCTGCCGCCCGTTCCCGCGTCGGCTGAGGACCAGCGCgacgttcttctctgtctccatcgAGCCGGAATCCAGTTACTGAATTTGTTCTTCCCTCGGGACGCGCACAGCTACGTCGGCAAgacgccgctgcagccgctcctGCGTTCGTATCCTCAAGATCTTCTTATTGGTTTGAAGCATATCCTGTCTTCTCACTACATGCCACTGCTCTCCTTCCCGGACATCTACACCCTGCAACAACTCTATCTGTCTCCGCACCTCTCGCCCCCGCTGCGGCTGCTACTGTCGATCATCTTCGAAGAGCTGCCGAGGACCAACATGACTTACAAGTACCAGCAGTACGGCATTCTCGGCTTTGACGAGAATCTGTGTCACCCTGGAAAAGTTCTCTTTGACGGCGGCCCCGGCTGCCAGGCGATCCACGCTGCTGagttccgcgtcttctggaTGCGGCGCCACGGGCGCCGCTTgggccggagacgcggccCCGGCTGGGGCTCTAGAGCCCAACTCGCGGTCGGCAGGGGCAGCGCGGGCGAGCTGGTCGCGCACTGTGCGCCGTTCcagtctccgccgccgccgctgcctttgtcttcgccgcctgcgcaTGCCGTGAACTGGGCCAGGGAAGAGCGGCTGAGATTCGACGGGGACAGACGGCTCCGATGCGGCGAGAAagccgagaggcgagagcccGACGCGAAGGACGACGCCGTCTCGAGCGTCTCCTGCATCTCAGACGGCTTCGACGACTTGGCCTCGCAACCCGGCGCGTCCCCGCCGTGCCTGTCTCCGAAGCACCAGCTTACGCGTCTCCCGTCGACTCCGCAGTTCGTGGAGACTCCGGACCGAGACCGCGGCCTCGCTGGCCTGTTGGGTTCGCCTGGGTCGGCGTTTGCCGCTGGACTCGACGGCGGAGACGTCTTCACTCCCAGCACTGTGTTTGACCTTTTGGAGCCGTCGCGTCTCAACCCTCTCGCCGCGGCGCTTGCCTGCGACGCGGGGGCCCCGCCTTtcgggcgcggagacaccttTGGAGCCCAAGGCGCGGAAAAGGGGTCGCCGTTCTTCGGCGTGGGACTCCAGTGCACGTGCGGTttgcgaggcgaggaacacAGGCGGCCGAGGGTGCGCGAAGAGAAGCCCCGCTTGGCAAGCGAGAACAAGCGAGCTACAGTCGACGACGCGACGCGAGCTCCAGTCGACGACGCGACGCGAGCTCCAGTCGACGACGCGCCCCAGGGGAGTGAAGGCGCGACTCCCGCTGACGCGCCTCCGAATGAAAGCGCTTCCGCAGGCAAAGCGCCGAGCGCCGCGGCGAACCCCGAGAAGGGCGTTTCAGAGCTCTTTGCGACGCCAGCACCGTTCCGGTGgatgaagaaggcgctgGGGGCGATGCGAGGCCAAGCCGCGGGGCCGAAGAAGTCAGTTGTGAGAAATTTGGATTTTTACTTTCGGCAAAAGGGCGCAGCGCAGAGCTGCGAGAAGCCTGGATGGGCTGTGGGGGAGGCCCCGCCGGGGCCTGGCGCCGTCTCTTCGGCGTTtctcgacggcgaggcggccttcgcggaggcgcgggaagagCCGCAGATTTCAAGCGCCAACGGAGACGGTCTCGTGAAGAAGCGCCAAGACGCGGCGACAAGTGTTTTCCACGGTCCTGCGccgctttctgcttcgcttctcgactCCAATCCTCCCGAGACACGACGCGACTCGGGCgggtctttcctcgcttccgaGGACAGGGCGGCTCCTGCGAGCCTCGActcagctgtctcctcgcctgcgctctCGGCCGCAGAGTCCcccgaggaaagcgagaacgaACGGCAGCTGGGTCCGGCGCGCGGGTGCGCCGGCGAGGTGGAGACACCGGCCGCccgcgcaggagacgccctCGAGCGCGGGGGCGATTGCCGGGGCCCGCAGAGCGCGccgagcggagacgcgaagcgagcgcgaggctgcgaaggagacagaggagacagaggcgtctccggcgtcccTGCGAAGCCGCAGCCGCATGCACTCGTGCCGCAAGATCGGTTCGTGGTCAGCTGGGACGACGACGAGTGGATGCGATCCATCGAGTGCTTCCTCGACgacctttctctctgtccgaGCGCCGCTCCGTGTCCCGAGTcgtctgcttctttttcggAAAATTCTGTCCACGCTGCCACATGCCCACTCGCCCAGGGAGCTGCGCAGGCCTCGCGTCCCGGCCGCGTTCTCAATCCgcccctctttccttcccagTTGCCTCCAccgtctcctttgtctccgctctcgctctcttctgtgtcggcGCCTCTGGTCCCTGCGCGGCCGGCTGgccccgcgcctctctgtccggCTCCAGGGCCGTGCACGTGTCGCGAGGTGATTGTTGTCGACGTGCAGAGCGACGCACAGCTTCGGAAGCGGATCTGGGACGTACAGACGCTGTTTGCGGGGTCTGCGGAGCTGTCGATACACCGGAAGATCGAGCTCTTGCGGCGGATGGTTCTGCGGAACATTAAGTGCGCGTCGACGGGGTACGGCGAACAAAAGGACGAACTGAAGCGACTGGCGACCGAGCACGACGGTTTCGTCTACCTCGGAGACGTCAAGTACGGCTTCTCCCGACACATGGCGCTCTTGTTCAAAGTCCTCTGCGACGTCTCGCAGATCCCGTGCCGCGTCATGCGCCCCACAGTCCCcttcgaggacgaggagacacttggAGACAGTGGAGCCAGGGCGTCGGGTGCGCCGGGGGGAGGCCCCGAGACGCTCGCAGAGGAGGGGAAACCCTGTGCGGCCTcagagaacgacgagagCTTCCAGAGGAGACTTCTCGGAGGCGAGCCTGACCGGTCTCGCCAGCGAGCGCGCCGCGACGGGAGACTCCCCGATCGGTCCCAGGCGGATGGGTTtgcgaggcgcgaagacgaagaggagttTGTGTACAACGTGGTGTTGGTGAAGGGGGCGGCGAATTCGGCGCTCGAGCAGTTGATTCCGATCATCTGGACGCAGAacgcgtcttccctcgctctctggagacgTCATCGGCAGCACGCGGATCTCGGCGCGAAGCGATCAGAGGACGTGCGAAGGCCGTTTGTCTCCGAAGAccgcgacagaaaacgcgggagacactcttcgctcctcgtggacttcctcgcctccggcTTCGTGCGGCTGAACCCGCCGACGTTCTCCATTCCGCTcccgaggcgcctgcgcgcccTCCAACGGCGAATGGAGCTCGGagccgcaggcgcggcgagcgccTGGGGCTGTGTGTCGAAGCGACTTCTCCCCGAGCGAGTCCCGTCGCTGCGCGAcaaggcgaaggacgcggGGTCGAGTGCAGGGACTCCAAACGAGAgctgtggagacgcaggcgacgcagacgacgcAGTGCCCTGTCGAGTTTCCCGGCCTTTCAACTACTTCAAACACGGCTGGGTTGACCGCCGGAGACCGCATGCATCCCACTGTTGTTGCTGCGCGGGGCGCGCGACGCCGTGCCTCGAGAGCGACCGCGGCGGGGGCCCAGCGGAAGGGACAGCCGGGGAGACAACTGCAAGCGACGCAGGAAGGGACAGCATGCAATTCGAGCCAACCAGAGGCGAGCTCGAGAGTGGGGCAATGCCCAACGAGGAAGTTGAAAAGTCTGAACGAGAAGCCGGCCTGGGCGTCTCGCCAGTGGGAGATAAGCAGCATCGCCAGCACGCGGATCTCGATCGCCTTCTGCTGGC cgcgagcggcgctTCGGCGTTTGTGTCGCTGACCGGGACGCCCTcgtctgccgtctcttccacgGAGTTGGACCTGGACGCGTTCTTCGAGTTTCGCGAGAAGCTTGGAAAAGGCAGCTTCGGGGAGGTTTGGCGAGTGCGGCTCAAGAGCGACACGcaggctctcgccttcccgcgcaaggcgagcgaagagagcaaggaagacgggaggcgaaaccgcgagaagaagcggtgCCGAGATGACAAGACAGACGCggccgacagagagaaggacgagacgctCGGGACGGAAgccgaggagggagagaaagaaaggacggatcggcgagaagagaaaccagATGCGTGGACGCGAACGACACAAGAGCCCCTAGAGAACCTGGAAACTGAACGTGCACGACCCGAATACGCCCTCAAACTTGTCCCGAAAAG CGAGGAGAACCTGCCGGAAGCCGAGATCATGCGCAGTTACTCGCACCCCCGCGTGGTAcccttcctcggcgtctttgAGGGATTCCAGATGTTGGAAGATCGCAGCAAGAAGAAGGTGAAAATATCTtcgttctgtttcctcaTGGACATTGCCGACCAGTCGCTAG AGAGTCTCCTGGAAGAGCACGAGAAAGCAAACACCTGTATCGACGTGGAATTCATCCTGACGATTCTCCTCGACACTGCTCGCGGGATGAACTATCTTCACTCCCCCAGCGCGACGAAGCCTCACCTGCTTCATCGAGACTTGAAGCCAGCGAACATTCTTCTCAAG gACGGCCGCGCTATGGTGACCGACTTTGGGGTGGCCCGTGTGGCAGAAGTTTCCTTCGAGCACGAAATGACTCAAGGACCCGGAACAGAG GGGTACATTGCGCCGGAGCAGCGAACGGCGGCGTACGACCGCCCCGCAGACGTTTGGGCGTTCGGCGTCGTTTGTGCGCGGCTGCTCGGCCTGCGCGAGTGGAAGAAACTGAGCGAACCTCAACaccgcgtctcgctcgccgaTTTCGCTCTGAAAGACGCTTTCCTCATCaacctctgtctcgcctgtctcgaGCGCCGCCCGCTCATGCGTCCCACGTTTCACCAAATCGTCCA GCGGCTGATCGACAAAATCTTCCGCGTCGAGTTCGAGAGGATCCTTCGGACTCCCTACCGCAactgcctgcctctcctccaCCTCGAAAAtccgtttttcgcgtctccctcgtccctcgcttctctcgctccgcgtCAACCTTCACGTGCGCTGGAGGCCGTCGGGCGCGGAGGCCGATTTGGAGACACGTgtggggaggcgaaggaggcggtGGGTATTGAGGGgcgaagcgacgaagagaagagcggcgcgaaTACGCCTttccgctcgccgtctctgtttccagcAAAGGCGCTGTCGCTCGTCGAAtgtgaggagacaggcgctgACGATGCGCGAGCAAAGAGTCCAagtgagaggaaggcgacatCGTCGGCAGGAAgtggaaagagggagagccGAGAGTCCCCGCAATctgcgaagagacagagaaaagggaatgATCTGGAAGAGGCGTGTACAGCTCTCGGAATCGAGGACGAGCGGTACTTTTCCGGGGAGGAGAGGCTCGAGGCGTCTCTAGCGACTGCGCCTGAAAAAGCTCCAGGGAACCCCCTGCCGGATCCCGACGTAGacccagaagaagaggaaggatttttctcgcgcgcgcggttTCGATCCGACAGACGtgcgcggcctctcctgTCGTCAGGAGACACTTCTCCAGTCAGCACGGAGCACGAGCAGGTCGGCGACGCAGACTGCCCCAgcgccgagagaaacgacggcgagggagaaagcgggaagaacgaggaagaacgcgagggagaaggcgggaagaacgagaagaaaagcgatgAAAGCGTGCGTGTCGACCGTGGATGCGCACCTGCGATTGGGActccgcctcgaggcgcCTCATCTATTGTTCAGAAGAAAGCTGCGAGtccggcggcgaagaagaaactaTGGAAACCAGGCACACCGGTTTCGCCCCGAGTTCCTCAAAggccctcgtcttcgtcttcctcgtcttcgtcttcctcttcgtcttcttcctcttcatcttcttcgtcttccccgtcttcttcgtcgtcttctccctcctcggtgtcctcgctttcgccggTGGACGGTCGGTCGAAGCGCGCGCAGTCGCCAGTTCGCGGacggggcgagagcgaagaaaatcGCCGGAGAGGCTCGGCTCCAcggaaggaggcgaggcgaggcgaaagaccAGCGCAGTCGCCGGACAAGGAACGCGGAAGCTGGCGTCGCGCAACTCCAGGGAAAGAACGGAGGccgccggagagaaacgctGGGAGATCGCCTACGCAGAGCGCCGTTCAGCGGTCGCCCAAAcctgtcgcttcctcgtcttccctttcttcgcctctctctcgcttcgacGAGGCAGGCATGCGGGGCGCAGAAGGTTTCCTCCGCCAGGCTTTTACGCGAGCAAACCGCAGCCAAGTGAACGAGAATCCGCGGACCTCGgtctctcctgcttcgcctttctctccctcttctccggctGGGCTGTCTGCGCGCTCCGGCTCTCTCCCGAGAACCCGCGTggcgggcgaaggcgcgcctgGTCCAGTGGCGGGACACAGCCCCGCGTCCCGGCCGTTCGCCTCGCATGGCGAttctccctcgcgctccGGGGACTCGGCAAAATCTCCGGGGCTCGCGTGCCGTGgcgcttctccgctctcgccgtctgccgcGAAGCCTTCCGAGAGTTCTTTCCCCGCTTCTCCCGGCTCCGAGCGCGTCGCGTCCgatctcgcctcgcgcggccAGGCTGTGCACGCCTCTAGGGTGCCCTCGGCTTCCGCGGCGCCGACCGCCACAGGGAACCGTGAGTAA